A stretch of the Medicago truncatula cultivar Jemalong A17 chromosome 5, MtrunA17r5.0-ANR, whole genome shotgun sequence genome encodes the following:
- the LOC112421945 gene encoding uncharacterized protein: MDDNEQFNDEQFNMMNDMVADALGMELSYNNDVEDEQGEQPPNEQAQRFYELLNECNVPLFEGCTQSKLSMCVRLLAHKCKCSWDAIYQDIMRRNFHIRVSARFSDLLRRARFRFEETGKRPHWIGPPIFADLVKYWASDEFKKISQKAKMNRASEKGGCIHTGGCLSNGEHADRLTTRLRRDPFINEIHDKTHKNKSGQYCDDRARRVQEEYDRLLAEAISKGATVDHSLTFRTWKKVVGDKKKGKLYGLGNLAANYRDLPGSQLTPEMRELIHRLAQEQFAQQMATQAAVVQDLLNRQRSYEEQLAQFRQAQAQDPSPVLSPNVEPYPVDRDEEEDGVDDDDD, encoded by the exons ATGGATGACAACGAGCAATTCAACGATGAACAATTCAACATGATGAATGATATGGTCGCTGATGCTTTAGGTATGGAATTGTCTTACAATAATGACGTTGAAGATGAACAAGGCGAACAACCCCCAAATGAGCAAGCCCAAAGATTTTACGAGTTGTTGAATGAATGTAATGTCCCACTGTTTGAAGGGTGTACGCAATCAAAGTTATCAATGTGTGTCAGACTTTTAGCTCATAAG TGCAAGTGTTCTTGGGACGCCATTTATCAGGATATCATGCGGCGTAATTTTCACATTAGAGTTTCTGCCCGTTTTTCAGATTTGCTTAGAAGAGCCCGTTTTCGGTTTGAGGAGACAGGAAAACGGCCACATTGGATTGGCCCGCCTATCTTTGCTGACTTGGTTAAGTATTGGGCGTCTGATGAGTTCAAGAAAATATCACAGAAAGCAAAGATGAACCGGGCCTCGGAAAAGGGAGGATGCATTCACACTGGCGGTTGCTTAAGCAACGGCGAGCATGCTGATCGAttg ACTACGAGGTTACGCCGCGATCCGTTTATTAACGAGATTCACgacaaaacacacaaaaataagTCTGGCCAATACTGTGACGACCGTGCTAGGAGAGTGCAG GAGGAGTATGATCGGCTGCTTGCTGAGGCTATTTCTAAAGGAGCAACTGTTGATCACTCTTTGACCTTCCGCACTTGGAAAAAAGTTGTTGGCGACAAGAAGAAAGGAAAGCTCTATGGTCTTGGTAACTTGGCCGCTAACTATCGG GATCTTCCCGGCAGCCAGCTGACGCCAGAGATGCGGGAGCTTATTCATAGATTGGCACAAGAGCAATTCGCGCAGCAGATGGCGACTCAAGCGGCTGTTGTGCAAGATTTGCTCAACCGCCAAAGATCTTATGAGGAGCAGCTCGCTCAATTTAGGCAAGCACAAGCTCAAGATCCCTCGCCGGTTTTAAGTCCCAATGTTGAGCCTTATCCGGTCGATAGAGATGAGGAAGAGGATGgtgtggatgatgatgatgattga